From Chloracidobacterium sp. N, the proteins below share one genomic window:
- a CDS encoding phospholipase D-like domain-containing anti-phage protein, translating into MTIRRFSSRTQRLDVSFLLRHLRGARCYMRIAGYFTSSLFEVAGEVLEDIPDVRIVCNVDIHPDDLKVAQLRESRMLGRWNERALEAETLLHRERYRRLDAFLQRHGQSVRVAPDDLCGFVHGKAGVITLADGRRLGFMGSMNETRSGWQRHYEILWEDESPEGVAWIEAEFEFLWQAAKPLPQAVVREVHRRGYRREVGFDEIDEDENLAPAALIESPLYREGYELQPWQRGFLTEVLRHYRLYGVVRLLLADEVGLGKTLSLATAALTLCLLSDRDAGPRRPVIILAPATLTAQWQTELLDKLGIPTARWDTVRKVWLDADERAISPVGREQIARCPLRIGIVSTGLMMRDAPEKQHLLGLRFGVVVLDEAHKARTRRALGRDADTPNELLAFMRDVAERADHVLLGTATPIQTHPADLWDLLGILHRGRGRFVLGNQYALWHQPEKVLELLAGREEVSDLNYGWELLRSPLPHVDSTDETRARRLFSAIRQDLGLGETDWQTDRPWTDLTAETQEILEEELERRLDGVAFFQRENPLVRHTVLRRRPQLEEARLLARIGVEVHPNRNLVRAVREFDVLFEGRVLRTSEVFRQAYGQVCAFGRMLAKRQPGNSFLRRLLEQRLCSSFQAALATARRLLGGRAVHEEGDDFDADVTVETHEERAALEELVSCLEQIAEDPKLEAVIHYLEREKWLELGVIIFSQYYDTAKWLAEALAARYPAEAVGLYAGAGRSRLYQGGDSVAVERETLKRMVAEYRLRIMVATDAACEGLNLQTLGTLINVDLPWNPTRLEQRIGRIKRFGQRRETVDMLNLVFQQTVDESIYERLSERMRDRYDLFGALPDVIMDEWIEDIRTLGEKLDEYINARKAATGFDVRYRATLVPGERDWRACTEVLSRREFSDLMRTPWG; encoded by the coding sequence ATGACCATCCGCCGTTTTTCTTCGCGTACCCAGCGGCTTGATGTCAGTTTTCTGCTGCGGCATCTCCGGGGCGCACGCTGTTACATGCGCATTGCGGGCTATTTCACGAGTTCGTTGTTTGAGGTGGCCGGCGAAGTTCTGGAGGACATTCCCGACGTGCGGATTGTCTGCAACGTGGACATTCACCCGGACGATCTGAAAGTGGCGCAGCTTCGGGAAAGCCGGATGCTGGGCCGCTGGAACGAGCGCGCGCTGGAGGCCGAAACGCTGCTGCACCGGGAGCGGTACCGCCGTCTGGATGCCTTTCTGCAAAGACACGGGCAGTCTGTCCGCGTGGCCCCGGATGACCTTTGCGGTTTTGTGCACGGCAAGGCCGGCGTCATCACTCTGGCTGACGGCCGCAGGCTGGGCTTCATGGGTTCGATGAACGAGACCCGCAGCGGCTGGCAGCGGCACTATGAAATCCTGTGGGAGGATGAATCGCCGGAGGGGGTGGCCTGGATTGAAGCGGAGTTTGAATTTCTCTGGCAGGCGGCCAAACCGCTGCCGCAGGCGGTGGTGCGTGAAGTGCATCGGCGCGGCTATCGCCGGGAAGTGGGCTTCGATGAGATTGATGAAGACGAGAACCTGGCGCCGGCGGCGCTCATCGAGTCGCCGCTGTACCGGGAGGGCTATGAGCTGCAACCGTGGCAGCGTGGGTTTCTGACCGAGGTGTTGCGTCACTACCGGCTTTATGGCGTGGTCAGGCTGCTTTTGGCCGATGAGGTTGGTCTGGGCAAGACGCTGTCGCTGGCCACGGCGGCGCTGACGCTGTGCCTGCTGTCTGACCGTGACGCCGGGCCGCGGCGGCCGGTGATCATTCTGGCGCCGGCGACGCTCACGGCGCAGTGGCAGACCGAGTTGCTGGACAAGCTGGGGATTCCGACGGCGCGCTGGGACACTGTCCGCAAGGTGTGGCTGGATGCCGATGAGCGCGCCATTTCACCTGTGGGGCGTGAGCAGATTGCCCGGTGTCCGCTTCGCATCGGGATCGTTTCTACCGGGCTGATGATGCGCGATGCGCCCGAAAAACAGCATTTGCTGGGTTTGCGGTTTGGGGTTGTCGTTCTGGACGAGGCACACAAGGCGCGGACGCGCCGGGCCCTTGGGCGGGACGCCGACACCCCCAACGAATTACTGGCTTTCATGCGCGACGTAGCCGAGCGGGCTGACCATGTGCTGCTTGGTACGGCGACGCCCATCCAGACCCATCCGGCCGATCTGTGGGACCTGCTGGGGATTCTGCATCGCGGCCGGGGACGGTTTGTGCTGGGGAATCAGTATGCGCTGTGGCATCAACCGGAGAAGGTGCTGGAGCTGCTGGCCGGCCGGGAAGAAGTCAGTGACCTGAACTATGGCTGGGAGCTGCTGCGCTCGCCGCTGCCGCATGTTGATTCGACGGATGAAACACGCGCCCGACGGCTGTTTTCGGCCATCCGGCAGGACCTTGGTCTGGGGGAAACGGACTGGCAGACGGACCGCCCATGGACTGATCTCACTGCGGAGACGCAGGAGATTCTGGAGGAGGAACTGGAGCGACGCCTGGACGGTGTGGCGTTCTTTCAGCGTGAAAATCCGCTGGTCCGACACACCGTGCTGCGCCGGCGGCCGCAGTTGGAAGAAGCCAGGCTGCTGGCGCGCATCGGCGTTGAGGTGCATCCGAACCGGAATCTGGTCCGGGCGGTCCGCGAGTTTGATGTTTTGTTTGAGGGGCGGGTGCTGCGTACGTCGGAGGTCTTCCGCCAGGCATACGGGCAGGTCTGTGCCTTTGGCCGGATGCTGGCGAAGCGCCAACCGGGGAACAGCTTTCTCCGGCGGTTGCTGGAACAACGGCTTTGTTCCAGCTTTCAGGCGGCGCTGGCTACAGCCCGGAGGTTGTTGGGTGGGCGCGCCGTTCACGAGGAGGGGGATGACTTCGACGCCGATGTGACTGTTGAGACGCATGAAGAGCGCGCGGCGCTGGAGGAGCTGGTGTCCTGCCTGGAACAGATTGCCGAAGACCCCAAGCTGGAGGCGGTCATTCACTATCTGGAGCGGGAAAAGTGGCTTGAGTTGGGGGTAATCATTTTCAGCCAGTACTACGACACGGCGAAGTGGTTGGCCGAGGCGCTGGCTGCCCGGTATCCGGCCGAGGCCGTTGGGCTGTATGCCGGGGCCGGGCGCAGTCGGCTGTACCAGGGGGGCGACAGCGTCGCGGTGGAGCGCGAGACGCTCAAGCGGATGGTGGCGGAGTATCGGCTGCGGATCATGGTGGCGACGGATGCGGCATGTGAAGGGCTGAACCTCCAGACCCTGGGGACGCTCATCAACGTTGACCTGCCGTGGAATCCGACCCGTCTGGAGCAGCGGATTGGGCGGATCAAGCGATTTGGACAGCGGCGCGAAACGGTGGACATGCTCAATCTGGTCTTCCAGCAGACGGTGGACGAAAGCATTTACGAGCGGTTGTCCGAGCGTATGCGGGATCGGTATGACCTGTTTGGCGCGTTGCCGGATGTGATCATGGACGAGTGGATTGAAGACATCAGGACGCTGGGGGAGAAGCTGGACGAGTACATCAACGCCCGGAAGGCGGCGACGGGTTTTGATGTGCGTTACCGGGCCACGCTGGTGCCTGGGGAGCGGGACTGGCGCGCATGTACCGAAGTGTTGTCACGGCGCGAGTTCTCGGACCTGATGCGCACCCCTTGGGGCTGA
- a CDS encoding Mpo1-like protein has protein sequence MNTYAQLHTHRTNLLIHLIAVPPFIAAHLGLVSAIAWQEPLSAMAWIGLAVISLGLQRRGHALEPKAPAPFQNGLNFVTRLYTEQFYTFPKFLFSGKFQESWLAASSQNTQKRK, from the coding sequence ATGAACACCTATGCTCAACTCCATACCCACCGAACCAACTTGCTGATTCACTTGATTGCTGTTCCTCCCTTCATCGCAGCTCACTTGGGACTGGTCAGTGCCATCGCCTGGCAGGAGCCTCTGTCAGCCATGGCATGGATCGGTTTGGCCGTTATATCGCTGGGATTGCAGCGCCGAGGGCACGCACTGGAGCCAAAAGCTCCAGCTCCCTTTCAAAACGGCCTGAATTTTGTGACCCGGTTGTACACTGAGCAGTTTTACACCTTTCCAAAGTTCTTGTTTTCAGGAAAATTTCAGGAAAGCTGGTTAGCTGCCTCATCTCAAAATACACAGAAGAGAAAGTGA
- a CDS encoding winged helix-turn-helix domain-containing protein has translation MMENNSTSVAAAFEMLLEEIEAEIDFVNRAGARAFEERDYEKAKEAIERAEQLTDFRDKTNALRREWESLFTREEDEEDTEAQATRRNLGRLRRGQRTREEAYYRPILEALQALGGSAQVNEVLDHVLQTMQGTLRDVDFEPLTSDPDMPRWKNTAQWARNTMVRQGLLRNDSPRGVWQISAAGARFLRDGGG, from the coding sequence ATGATGGAGAACAACTCAACCAGCGTGGCCGCTGCCTTCGAGATGCTGCTGGAAGAAATCGAGGCGGAGATTGATTTCGTAAACCGGGCTGGTGCCCGTGCCTTTGAAGAGCGCGATTATGAAAAGGCAAAAGAAGCTATCGAGCGGGCGGAACAGCTCACGGATTTCCGCGACAAAACCAACGCGCTCCGTCGGGAGTGGGAGAGCCTCTTTACCCGGGAAGAAGATGAGGAAGATACCGAAGCCCAAGCCACACGGCGTAACCTCGGCCGTTTGCGCCGTGGGCAGCGGACGCGCGAAGAAGCCTACTACCGGCCGATTCTCGAAGCCCTGCAAGCCCTGGGTGGTTCGGCTCAGGTGAATGAGGTTCTTGACCATGTGCTTCAGACCATGCAGGGCACGCTGAGGGATGTGGATTTCGAGCCGCTCACCTCTGACCCGGACATGCCGCGCTGGAAGAACACGGCGCAATGGGCGCGTAACACCATGGTCAGGCAAGGACTTCTGCGGAATGACAGCCCCCGTGGGGTCTGGCAAATCAGCGCGGCCGGTGCCCGGTTCCTGCGTGACGGCGGCGGCTAA
- the sigZ gene encoding RNA polymerase sigma factor SigZ produces the protein MEQDLAALWQMFHDRLYQFIRQRVKNPADADDILQDVFLRIHHRLHTVRERERLVSWMFQIARHAVIDHYCSSSRQWETAAEQEMALAAHSGEEAVTTLNQELATCLQPMLRALPSTYQEALRLVEPEGMTQKAAAERLGLSLSGVKSRVQRSRQQLRAMLLQCCEIERDRLGNVLDYRLKQGARCGPHKLEETHCPCQESKP, from the coding sequence ATGGAGCAGGATTTGGCAGCACTCTGGCAGATGTTTCACGATCGCCTGTACCAATTCATTCGACAACGGGTGAAAAACCCGGCTGATGCGGATGACATCCTGCAGGACGTGTTTCTCCGAATTCATCACCGCCTCCACACTGTGAGAGAGCGTGAGCGCCTTGTGTCCTGGATGTTTCAGATTGCCCGCCACGCTGTAATTGACCATTACTGCTCTTCTTCGAGGCAGTGGGAAACGGCTGCTGAGCAAGAGATGGCGCTGGCGGCTCACTCTGGTGAGGAAGCTGTTACTACGTTGAATCAGGAACTGGCCACCTGCCTGCAACCGATGCTCAGGGCGTTACCCTCCACCTACCAGGAAGCCCTACGGCTGGTGGAACCGGAGGGTATGACCCAGAAAGCCGCGGCAGAGCGACTGGGGCTTTCTCTTTCCGGCGTAAAGTCACGGGTGCAGCGCAGTCGGCAACAGCTACGGGCAATGCTGTTGCAGTGTTGCGAGATCGAACGCGATCGGCTCGGCAATGTACTTGATTACCGACTGAAACAAGGAGCAAGGTGTGGTCCTCACAAACTGGAAGAAACCCATTGTCCTTGTCAGGAGAGTAAACCATGA